A region of Culicoides brevitarsis isolate CSIRO-B50_1 chromosome 1, AGI_CSIRO_Cbre_v1, whole genome shotgun sequence DNA encodes the following proteins:
- the LOC134827934 gene encoding transient receptor potential cation channel protein painless-like, with product MDCYELRSVVVNLENSDLSDSDNSDFHSNSDSDFDNLTHDSFSPTEKPKNPLHDLMDTCRERNFSPEKTNIWLNKLILISPCAAIDELDNGGSCILHKMLDYFIEMNYKDTRGVDVVELMLNKSNLDYREYQKGIVLSLLQNYDKNIDPQSIKFLQWQILSREGEKIMERWILQNDESRDVKKFVCNVHKATRDNVHLDDMVESILSSGSLQLLKYVKKVVEENKISLVTPIIINAVCWGTFAKPDNVPDFRKCFEYLLKTADKQELCIKDEDKPNSTALGLADAFKDEFMVKALLAKGAPISIRDYDGKFPIENCSVKMLQRHFDSLITLNPTTFLEDESVWKLINAIYQDEYQLQGFIFVNFASFSFYDEEKVKFKDLDLIYYFSESPRLNRLIDHPVPAILLELHWNRFKKWIFLDQVAVIYIIVACLGFFVKYFLNLPPKICETSDYISAALSTFFLLLNLLKSYQVFDLIKTAIKNLYQQKAEINYHQQYPIHRILTSFCLKMPLLILMIYYAVNHCDHHVESCKQTIGAAIILLSINVTFFIAYFCHTVAHYVIMFMYVAATGLKFICSMILILIGMGVGLLMFIKNFGYDPIEESDSHNSTLWAKKAGLSVFRAFVMATGELEAGNLDFFSTWSYLVLIVFIFTVPIVFFNLLNGLAIEDIAEIKSRAAFWHRKTQLMILNEFQKFYGQINHHLKIVKHYDISVYPNIIGEKTFIGINTLTQEVFKMTGLTPEERTLVGKLSDCNVSNAEEILRNRHQL from the exons atggACTGCTATGAATTAAGGTCCGTCGTcgtaaatttggaaaattcagATTTATCCGATTCCGACAATTCCGATTTCCATTCCAATTCCGATTCCGACTTTGACAATTTAACGCATGATTCGTTTTCGCCAACGGAAAAACCGAAAAATCCATTGCACGATTTGATGGATACGTGTCGCGAAAGAAACTTTTCTCCTGAAAAGACAAACATTTGGTTAAACAAGTTGATTCTGATCTCGCCATGTGCCGCCATTGATGAATTAGATAACGGCGGATCTTGCATCTTGCATAAAATGTTGGattatttcattgaaatgAACTATAAAGACACAAGAGGTGTTGATGTGGTCGAACTGATGCTCAATAAAAGCAACTTGGACTATCGCGAATACCAAAAAGGCATCGTTTTGTCCTTGTTACAAAATTACGACAAAAATATCGATCCTCAATCGATCAAATTCCTTCAATGGCAAATTTTGAGTCGTGAAGGCGAAAAAATCATGGAACGATGGATTTTGCAAAACGATGAATCACGCGACGTAAAGAAATTTGTGTGTAACGTTCACAAAGCTACCAGAGATAACGTTCATCTCGATGACATGGTTGAATCGATATTGTCTTCCGGTTCGCTTCAACTACTAAAGTACGTGAAAAAAGTCGTTGAGGAGAACAAAATCTCGTTAGTCACGCCGATCATTATTAACGCTGTTTGTTGGGGAACTTTTGCCAAACCAGATAATGTCCCGGATTTCCGGAAATGCTTTGAGTATCTCTTGAAAACAGCTGATAAGCAAGAATTGTGCATAAAAGACGAAGATAAACCAAATTCAACTGCATTAGGACTCGCGGATGCTTTCAAAGATGAGTTTATGGTAAAAGCTCTTTTAGCCAAAGGAGCTCCAATTTCCATCCGAGATTACGATGGCAAGTTTCCAATTGAAAATTGTAGTGTTAAGATGCTACAAAGGCATTTTGATTCGTTAATCACGTTGAATCCAACGACATTTTTGGAAGATGAAAGTGTTTGGAAACTCATTAATGCCATCTATCAGGATGAATATCAACTTCAAGGattcatttttgttaattttgcttCGTTTTCCTTTTATGACGAAGAAAAGGTCAAATTTAAGGACCTTGACTTGATCTACTACTTCAGTGAGTCGCCCAGATTGAATCGTCTCATAGATCATCCAGTTCCCGCCATTTTACTCGAACTCCATTGGaatcgttttaaaaaatggatCTTTCTAGATCAAGTTGCCGTTATTTACATCATTGTGGCATGTTTGGGATTTTTCGTAAAGTACTTTTTGAATTTGCCGCCAAAAATTTGCGAAACTTCAGATTACATTTCGGCGGCACTTTCGACCTTCTTTCTCCtgttgaatttattgaaaagttaTCAAGTTTTCGATTTGATCAAAACagcaatcaaaaatttgtatcaacAGAAAGCTGAGATAAATTACCATCAACAATATCCAATTCATCGAATCCTAACCTCATTTTGCCTAAAAATGCCACTTTTGATCTTGATGATCTATTATGCCGTCAACCATTGTGATCATCATGTTGAATCATGTAAACAAACGATTGGCGCTGCGATCATTCTTCTGTCAATCAATGTGACGTTTTTTATTGCGTATTTTTGCCACACCGTGGCGCACTATGTCATCATGTTTATGTATGTCGCAGCAACAGGATTGAAATTCATTTGTTCAATGATTCTAATTCTCATTGGAATGGGAGTTGGACTTTTGATGTTCATCAAGAACTTTGGTTATGATCCCATTGAAGAATCTGATTCTCATAATTCGACACTTTGGGCCAAAAAAGCTGGATTAAGTGTCTTTAGAGCATTTGTAATGGCGACGGGTGAACTTGAAGCGGGAAATTTGGATTTCTTTTCAACTTGGTCCTACTTGGTTTTAATTGTCTTCATTTTCACGGTTCCAATCGTCTTTTTTAATCTCCTGAATGGCTTGGCAATTGAAGATATTGCTGAGATTAAAAGTCGTGCAGCATTTTGGCATCGAAAGACTCAACTGATGATTTTGAATgagtttcaaaagttttatggGCAAAT AAACCATCATCTGAAAATTGTCAAACATTACGACATATCAGTTTATCCAAATATAATTGGCGAAAAAACATTCATTGGTATCAATACATTAACACAGGAAGTGTTCAAAATGACTGGCTTGACACCCGAAGAACGAACTTTAGTTGGCAAACTATCAGATTGCAATGTTTCAAATGCAGaggaaattttacgaaatcGCCATCAGTTGTAA